In one Moritella sp. 5 genomic region, the following are encoded:
- a CDS encoding GGDEF domain-containing protein yields the protein MVCIWIGNRRYEGVSNWLVATSIILAFAFIIAEELWYLKLDGYSNNAWLNIMFPNILLCFGVCQISHGFHRFLQIKQSLFWLYACQLLIIGSLYAYGLSVETPILFSIIVLTLSVTISLCFNCYYLSSDQGKQYGRTRYICILACVLAMSLNVTRILLLYREPDLMCTIEFSTALACINLLMSQCFLTFCYLMFCTQRNAFSLQHMSFIDPLANIYNRRGYQHAIAALAPHKEAAVMILDIDHFKRVNDEYGHATGDLVIKDIAMIIAKECDTTCIYARTGGEEFSIYSPLISAKAAESIAETVRLTIMKHAVKKQNLSINVTISIGISIGKSVNIFALEEEADKALYQAKRDGRNCTVMQLFVA from the coding sequence ATGGTGTGTATTTGGATTGGTAATCGACGTTATGAGGGCGTAAGTAATTGGCTCGTCGCGACCTCCATTATATTAGCTTTTGCGTTTATTATCGCTGAAGAACTTTGGTACTTGAAACTGGATGGTTATAGCAATAATGCATGGTTAAATATCATGTTCCCCAATATTCTATTGTGTTTTGGTGTATGTCAAATTAGTCATGGTTTCCATCGCTTTCTTCAGATAAAACAATCTTTATTTTGGCTCTATGCTTGCCAGCTCCTGATTATTGGTTCCTTGTATGCGTATGGATTATCAGTCGAAACACCGATTTTATTCAGCATTATAGTACTCACGTTATCAGTAACAATAAGCCTGTGTTTTAACTGTTATTATTTATCTAGCGATCAAGGTAAGCAGTATGGTCGCACACGGTATATTTGTATTCTGGCGTGCGTATTGGCAATGTCTCTAAACGTGACACGTATACTGCTGTTATATCGTGAGCCTGATTTAATGTGCACTATTGAATTCTCTACTGCGCTAGCTTGTATTAATCTATTAATGAGTCAGTGTTTTCTTACATTTTGTTATTTAATGTTCTGTACTCAGCGTAATGCATTTTCATTACAGCATATGTCTTTTATTGATCCGTTAGCGAATATTTATAATCGTCGTGGCTACCAGCATGCGATCGCAGCCTTGGCACCGCATAAAGAAGCAGCTGTTATGATCCTTGATATCGACCACTTTAAACGTGTGAATGATGAGTATGGTCATGCGACAGGCGATTTAGTCATTAAAGATATTGCGATGATTATTGCTAAAGAGTGTGATACTACCTGTATATATGCGCGTACAGGTGGCGAAGAGTTTAGTATCTATTCTCCATTAATTTCAGCCAAAGCAGCTGAAAGTATTGCTGAAACCGTCCGTCTTACAATCATGAAGCATGCTGTTAAAAAACAAAATTTATCCATTAATGTGACAATCAGCATTGGCATCAGTATTGGTAAAAGCGTTAATATATTTGCGTTGGAAGAAGAGGCTGATAAAGCGCTTTATCAGGCAAAAAGAGATGGTCGAAATTGCACTGTGATGCAATTGTTTGTTGCCTAA